Genomic window (Sulfurovum sp. NBC37-1):
TCTTGGTACATTAGTACTTGTGAAATATCATATCTCAAATCTAAATCAATATTATTACTTATATATAACAAAAGTAATTCTGAAAAATACTCATACCCTTTTTCTAGCATATCTGATGATTTATATATTATCTCTCTATCAATTTCTTTATTCTGTAATTTTGATATTTTTTTCAACTCTTCAAAAATTAACTGATATTCATTTTCTGAAAAATCATATTGATGTAAAAATCCTATGGCAGATCTTATTTTTATGACATCATTATTTTTTAAACAACTCAATATAGTATCAAACTGTGATATTTTGTATTTATTATGCAGTGTTACTTGAATAGCAGGTATATTAGGGATTATATACAACTCATTTTCTTTTAACAATAGTTCTAATAATTGTTTAGAAGTTTCTAAACTAACTTCTGAAAGCTTTTTTGTTATTCTGTAATGATGACTAGTATCTCTTTCAAGTTCATATGATTTCTTTAAAAACTCAATAATACTTTTAATATTTAGTTCACTATAGGGGATCACATAGGTTAATATATTACCTACTTGCCAAAAATTTTGATTTGAAGATAATGCTTCTATTGCAAGTTCAAAAAAATCTATTTTATATGACTTTATTAACGCTTCATAATTCTTAAATTGATTTTCTCTATTTGAATATTTAACCTTGAAAATACTAATTTGTTCATTGTCTAAAATATTTATTAAATCATTTTCATTATTTATTTCTATATTCATTTCACAACCTCCTCAATACTCCCAAGCCTCTCCTCCTCAACCTCACACCAAAAAGAAAAGTCCCCCAAACACTCCAAAACAAACCCCATCACTTCAACCTCTCCAAAAGACCCAAACTCTCTTCATCCATCTTACTAAAAGCAAACCATTTCTTACCCAAATCTTTTAGACTGGCTCCTATGTGATAAATCTCAGTATCATCAAGTATCAAAAACCTATCATGTGAGACATCAAATTGTTTCAGTTCTATATGGTGATATTGGGAGTTGTACTTTTTAAGGTCAAGTTTGAGTTGCTTAGTGATATTTTTGGTATATACCGTGACTTGAATATTCTGATTTTTACTAAAATGAATTAGAACACTTTCATCTATGTAATTGTCTATCAGCTTAATGGAATCCTTCGCACTTTTGATAAGATTTGCAATAAACACATAAGCATCAAATACCTGCCCATCATAAAAAATACCCTGTGTGGGTTTTAAGGATTTGTCTTGTAGTTTTGTATCAATATCGGTTACTTTATTTTGGAGAGAAAGCACCTCTTGTTCTAGTGCTACGAATCGTTCATTGGTAATCTTGTCTGTGTTTATAGTATAACCATCTCTAATGTACTGTTTTAGTACAGAAGTAGCCCATTGTCTAAACTTTGTAGCTTTGATGGAATTTACTCTATAGCCCACTGATATAACCACATCAAGGTTATAATGTTCTATATTTCGTGCAACTTCTCTTCCGCCTTCATTTTGAACTGTTCGGAATTTCCGAACAGTTGAACTTCTGTTCAATTCATCGCTATTGAAAATGGCTTTAATATGCTCACTAATATTTGCTTTACTCGAATCAAACAGCTCAACTATCTGTTTTTGTGTAAGCCAAATAGTCTCTTCCTGGATAGATATATCAAGTTCTATTTCTCCACTTTGATATATCGCTATATGGTTATTCATATTCTTATCTCCAATTTACACACCTGTACAAAGAGTATCATATATTTTTCAAAGTCTTACAAAATATAGCATATTGACATGTTTTTACTATTTAGCACTTTCTAGCACCTCTGCAATACTCCCAAGCCTCTCCTCTTCAACCTCACACAAAGAAGAGAAATCCCCCAAACAATCCAAAACCAAAGCCAACTTCAAAAGTGATTCCAAAGATATCTGTCCAGAGCGTTCAAAGCGTTTGAGTGACCCAAGGCTCACACCAGAACGCTCAGAGAGTTCGGTTTGTGTATAACCCAAAGCTTTTCTACGTTGTCTAAATTTACTTTTGAGAGTATCCATCACATCTGATGGTGCAGGAGGAAGAAAAGATAACATATTATCCCTTATTGGTATATATGTTACAGTATAGCTAAAATATTATCTATGATTCTTAAAGAAAATGGAGAAACCCCAAAAAATCTTTGGGGTCAAAATTGGAATTACTTGAGGACAAACGGGGGTTTATTACTTTTTACCACTCACTCTGTGGCACTCATTGACAAAATGCTTTGCGTTCTCTACCGGGACGTCTGGCAAAATACCGTGTCCAAGGTTGAAGATATGGCGTTTGCCACCCATGACTTTTTGAATGGCTTCTACACACTCAGTGGTCGCTTCTTTGGAGTAGAGTCTGCATGGTTCCATGTTGCCCTGGAGGACGTATTGGTCTCCCAGTTTCTCTTTGGCCAGTGCCATAGGGGTTCCCCAGTCCACACCGAATACATCGAAGTTTCCGTAGACAAGTCCGCGTTCTATGAATGCAGGGATGCCCTTAGGGAACATGATAATAGGGGTATCTGGATACTTTGACTTCAGGTAATCTGCTATCTCGACCATATATTTCCATGAGAATTCATCGTATTTGCCCGGTTCGATGGCCGATGCCCAGCTGTCGAAGATCTGAACGACATCGATGCCCGCTTCAATCTGCTTTTCCATGTAGTATTTGACGACTTCGGTCACTTTGGCAAGAATATTGTGCAGCAGTTCCGGGTCGGAATACATCATCTTCTTACAGATATTGTACGTTTTGGTTCCCTGTCCTTCTATCATGTAGGTTGCCAGCGTCCATGGTGCACCGGTAAAGCCGATCAGGGCCTTGTCCTCTGCCAGACGTTCTTTAATGAGCTTAATCGTATCGTATACATAAGTCAGTTTGCCTGCTGCCTCTTCACCACCGATAAGCCTGTCCACATCGGCCTGTGTCTTGATAGGATCGGAAAACTTCGGTCCTTCTCCCTTGACAAAACTCAGATCCATTCCCATCTCATCGGGGATAACCAGAATATCGGAGAAAAGGATGGCAGCATCCACACCAACGATATCAACAGGCTGGAGTGTGACCTCACATGCTTTTTCAGGGTCGTGGCACAAGTTGAGGAAGTTTCCCGCTTCTGCTCTTACTTTCATATACTCTGGCAGGTAGCGTCCTGCCTGTCTCATCATCCATACCGGTGTGTACGGTGTCTCTTTGCCTAAACAGGCATCTACAAATATTTTAGACATTAATGTTTTCCTACCTTACTTAAAAAATATAACCCTCCGGCCAACAGTGTAATTGAACCGGCAAAATACAACATCTCCAGTGGTGTTGTAAACTGCGTATGTAAAACCCTTTGAAAAAAGTTTACTACCAGAACCATTACGATCACTTTGGCAATTTTGTCCTTGAGCTCATCTATAGAGTGAATAGCCAGAATTTGACTGCCGCTCTTGCCCTCTGCTTCATCTATCGCGGAGATGAAAAGCTCATAGATACCAAAAGAGAAAATGAACATCACAACTGCTATCAGGTACAGGTCGACTGCACCAATAATACCTGCCACGATATCTTCATGGAAGTGTTCAGGATGTGGTATGGCATGCGTTATCACCTGATAGGTCACTACTGCCACCTCCCAGATATCCATCGAAGCTACAATAAAAAGAATAATCGCTCCCAGAAGACCGAATATCACAGCCAATAGTACAATGAACCTGCTTCGCCAGATCGCACCTTCAAATAGTGACTCCAGCATTAGACAGCTTCCTCCAGCTTGATCCACTTCTGCGCGATCCGTACTGCATTGGTCGCAGCACCTACTCTCACTTGGTCGGCAACACCCCAGAGATGAAGGATGTTCTCGGAGAAGATATCTTTTCTGATACGCCCGACATAGGTCAGATCCGTATCTGTCGCAATGATCGGCATAGGGTATTCACCTTTCTCCAGGTCATCGATGACTTTAACATTCTCGAAGTTCGCCAAAGCTTCCCTTGCCTCTTCCACACTGACATCTGTACCTTCTCTGAAAGTGACCGTAATGGACTCGGAATGCGAACGAAGTACCGGTACACGTACGCATGTTGCCGAAACAGCGAAGTCTGAGTGCATGATCTTGTTGGTTTCATTGACCATTTTCATCTCTTCTTTGGTGTAACCGTTCTCCTGAGGTACATCGATCTGGGGAATGACATTGAGTGCGATCTGGTGTGAGAATGCTTTTATCTCCGTCTCATCAAGTTTAAATGCGAAGAAGTCCTGCATCTGCTTTACCAGCTCTTCCATCCCCGCTTTTCCTGCACCGGAGACCGCCTGGTAGGTACTGACATCCACTCTTTTGATCCCGTAAAGATCATCAAGCGGCTTGAGCAGCTGAACCATCTGTATGGTCGAACAGTTCGGATTCGCGATGACCCCCGTATCCTGCCAGAGTTCGATATCTTCAGGATTCACTTCAGGTACGATCAAAGGCACATCCGGGTCCATTCTGAAATGCGAAGTATTGTCAATGACCACTGCTCCTGCTTCCACTGCAAATCTGGCGAATTGTGCCGAAATGTTTCCGCCTGCCGAGAAGAAAGCGATATCGATATCTCTTCCCTCAAAGACCGTTTCAGTCAACTCTTCTATCTTGTAGGCTTTCCCTTGGCACTCTACCTCGATACCTACCGAGTTTGCGCTGGCAAGCGGCAGAAGATCTCCTATGGGGAACTTTACCTCTTCCAAGACTCTGAAAAGCTCTTCACCTACGGCACCCGAAGCGCCGACCACTGCTACATTGTATTTTCTTTTCACGTTCTATACCAATCCTAATGTATTATCGTTATTGTCATCTTTTGTTTCACTGCCTGCTTCATTTTCAGAAGGTTCCTCTTCAGGCTTCTCCTCTTTCTGGCATTTCGCCATACTGACTACTTTGTCCTTTTTCTCTACAGAAACCACTTTCACACCGGAAGTATTTCTTCCCGCTTTGCGGATGGTCTCCATATCGACACGTATCATTTTACCGACAGAAGTTAAACACATCAGGTCCTTGTCCTCTTCCACCATGACTACACCGACTACATCACCGGTTTTTGACGTAAGTTTCATAGAGATAACACCTTTACCTGCACGATTCTGTTCACGGTACTCGCTTGCCGTCGTACGTTTGCCGAGTCCTTTTTCTGAAAGCATAAGGATCTCATCTTCTTCACTTTCAAGGGTGGCCGCACCACAGACATAGTCACCGTCGATCTTGAACTTGATCGCCGTCACACCGCGTGATACACGTCCGATTTCTCTTGCATCTTCCACTTTGAACCGGATACAGAGACCTTTTTTGGTCGCCACAAAGAGCCACTTAGTCTCAGGCTTGACGATCTTGGCTTCTACCAGTTCATCATTCTCATCAAGATTGATCGCCCTGACACCGTTACTCCTGATATTGGAGTATTCGGAGAGATTCGTTCTCTTGACGATACCATTTCTAGTAAAGAAGACCAGTCCTTTCTCTTCAGAGAAATCCGTTGTCGGTATGATCGCCATAATCTTCTCGTCAGGCTGGAGGTTTATCAGGTTGACCACCGCTTTTCCTTTTGCTGTACGTGACCCTTCAGGAATACGATAAACTTTCAGCCAGTAGAGCTGTCCCCTGTCTGTGACGAACATCAACGTATCATGTGTATTGGAGGTAAAGAAGCTCTCGATGAAGTCATCGTCATATGTGGTAACGGCCGTCTTGCCTTTACCACCTCTGTGCTGCTTCTCATAGAGTTTTACCGGAACACGTTTGATGTACCCTCTGTGAGTAATCGTAACGACCATCGGCTCGTTTGGAATGAGATCTTCAATATCAATGTCGTCATAGTCATCCACGATCTCGGTACGTCTTGGCGTACGGTATTTCTCACCAATCTCGATAAGTTCTTCACGGATGATCTGGTTAATCTTCTCCTCACTCTTGAGAATACCTTCAAGGTATGCAATAGTCTTGAGAAGTTCCGCCAATTCATTCTCGATCTTTTCGATCTCAAGGCCGGTAAGACGTCTCAGGCGCATCTCGAGAATGGCTTTCGCCTGAATCTCGGAAAGGCTGAAGCGTGACATGAGATTCTCTCTCGCCTCAACATCATCCGAAGAAGCACGAATGATCTTGATGACCTCATCGATGTTGTCAACAGCTATTTTCAAACCTTCCAGAATATGGGCTCTTGCTCTTGCTTTTTCCAGATCGAAGATCGTTCTTCGGATAATGACCGTTTTCCTGTGGTTCAGGAAAAGATCAAAGAGTTCCATCAGATTGAAGACTTTCGGCTCTTTGTTATGAATAGCCAGCATGATGATACCGAAGGTTACCTGCATCTGCGTACTCTTGAAAAGGTTGTTGAGCACGATCTCGCTCATAGCGTCACGCTTGAGTTCCATCACCACCCTGATACCTTCTCTGTCCGATTCGTCACGGATCTCGGAGATCCCCTCTATATGCTTGTCACGCACCAGCTGGGCAATATTCTCGATGAGCCTTGACTTGTTTACCTGGAAAGGAAGCTCATCAATGATGATGATCTCTTTGTTACCCTTTTGCTCGATATGCGTCTTTGCACGTACCTTGATGCGTCCGCGACCTGTCGTGTAGGCATCAGTAATCCCCTTGCGTCCGAAGATAATACCGCCCGTAGGGAAATCCGGGCCCTGAACGATCTTCATCATATCTTCAATGCTCGCTTCAGGATTGTCAATACGTACTACCAATGCATCGATCAGCTCATTGAGCCTGTGCGGAGGGATGTTCGTTGCCATACCGACTGCAATACCGCTTGAACCGTTCAACAGCAGATTGGGTACACGTGAAGGCAGCACATCCGGCTCGGACATGGAGTCATCATAGTTGGGAACGAAATCAACCGTATCTTTTTCCAGATCACTCAGAAGCTCTTCTGCGATCTTCGTCATACGCGCCTCGGTATATCGCATCGCAGCCGCATTGTCACCGTCAACCGAACCGAAGTTACCCTGACCGTCCACAAGCGGTGCCTGCATGGAGAAGTCCTGCGCCATACGTACCAGCGCATCATAGACCGAGTTGTCACCGTGCGGGTGATACTTACCAATCACATCCCCGACGATACGTGCCGATTTCTTGTAGGGACTTCTGTGCGAAAGGCTCAAGTCGTTCATCGCATAGAGTATCCTTCTGTGTACGGGCTTGAGTCCGTCACGTGCATCCGGCAGTGCCCTACCAATGATAACGGACATGGAATAATCCAGATAGCTCGATTTGATACTGTCTTCAATCAGTACCTCTTCAACATTATGATTATCGTCAAACAGATCAGACATTTTTATCCTTACTTTATTAAGTTAAGAGATTTTATCCAATAGAGGTATTCAAAAGGCTTAAAAAGCGCTCAAAATCGCATTTAGATGCTTTAAAATGGATTTTTGTAATTTTTTGTATTTTTTGATTAACATAATATTTTTATCAAAAGTGCTTATTTTGTCTTTTTAGTAAGTCACTTATTCTATTTTATCTTATTAACAATTTTTAGGCTATAATGCACTCAAAAAACAAGGACAGTCCCGTGCCCATAGAACAGATCAAACATATAGTAGATTATGGAATCATCGGTTTACTGGTTTTTCTCAGCTTTATTACTTTTGCCTTTGCCATAGAAAGAGTACTCTTCTACCGAAGCATAAAAGTGAAAGACTATAAAAACCGGACCGCAATGGAACTGGACATTATGAAACGCCTTCCGACCATCGCTTCCATCGGTACCAATGCTCCCTATATCGGTCTGCTTGGTACCGTGCTTGCAATCATCCTCACTTTCTATATCATCGGTGAGCAGCAGGACCATGTCAATGCCGGAGACGTCATGAAACACCTTGCACTTGCCCTGAAAGCGACTGCTGCCGGTCTTGTGGTCGCCATCCCTGCAACTGCCATCTACAATGCACTGCTCAGCAAGGTAGATACCCTGCTCGCCCAGTGGGATATCGCCCATGACACACAGAAGTAAAGCAGCCTTATGAGACGCGAACGCTTTGACAAGATGAATGTCGTCCCATTCATCGATATTGTACTGGTTCTGCTGGTCATTGTATTGGCAACAGCAACTTTCGTGACCAATCAGACCGTCAACGTCGATCTTCCTACAGCTTCATCCAAAAAAGCCGAAGAGAAAAAAAGTATTGCAATTTCGGTAGATAAAGAGGGAAAATATTATTATAATAAAGATGAATTTCCACTTGATGCTATTAAAGAAAAACTGATGAGGCTTGATCCAAAAAAAGACCTTATTTCTCTGCATATGGACAAGACCAGCCAGTTCCAGTTCTTTGTAAATATCATCGATATTCTGAAGACCAAAGGGTTTGAGAATATTTCAATCATTACGAAGAAATAATACAGAATCACTGTATCCAAACAACACATTCACATTTTCCACATCATCCTGAACTTGTTTCAGGATCTCCCCGTGACTTAAACCGAGGCGTACATACTGCGTGTGATTAATTTAAATGCCGTCCGATAAAATCGGACCGGTATTATTCCGTCATCAGGCCATACGGTCTTTTGAGCTGTTCCATCATCTGATGCAGGCTCACCGCCCTTCCCTCCCGGATAAACTCCCTTCCGTCAAGAAAAACGATCATTGTCGGTACCGAGAAGACCTGGTAGTGTGCCGAAATCTCGGCATTTTCATGGGCATCAAGATAAATCTGCTTGATGAGAGGAAACTCTTTGTCGAATACCTCTTTAAATTTGGGACGCAGTGCGTGGCAGACATTGCACTTTTCTCCCGAGAAGTAAAGCAGTACACCTACTTCCGACCTTATGATGTTTTGCAGTTCTTCCAATGTCATAACCTTACCTTCTCATTTTATTGTTTTACAAATTAAAAATATACGTACTGAGCATATGGGGAGGTACTTCCCATCAAGTCACAGTGCGATAAACAGTGAACATCGATTTACAGTTTCACGTCCAAACGTATCCATCAGTCTTTCATGATCGAGTTTAACGAAACGGTGTACCTTTCTGTAAAGTTCTCGGACATCATCCCTATAGGAGATGGCATGAAACTCATATTCCAGTTTCTCGATATCCATAAGGTTAGCTTTACAACGTGCTCTCTGTATACGGTTCAGCTCAAGCCTGTCCCGTTCTCTCTGCAATCTTCTCTTCACATGGTGCACACGGTGAAAAAAATCCCTGAGTTCATTCTCAAGATCACTGATCCTGCATCTGTCTATTGCGGTAAGGTAATACATCCTTCACTCCTTTACACAGTTGATATACCATTATAAAAAAATTACCTTAATCTACGAAGAACAACTCAACTTGGTATTTTTTAACTCATCAGGTGTGGCCCCTGCCCAGCGTTCGTAAGCAGGATGTTCCGCATAGGGATCCTGTACGATTCGGAAAAGTCTGTCAATCAGTGAAAAATCATCTTTCTCTGCTGCATCTATGACTTCCTGAAGCATATAATTCTTCAGTACGAACTTTGGATTGGTCTGCAGCATTCTCTCTTCTCTTTCCTGCTGCGTCGAACTGTTCTGTGCCAACCGTTTGTCATAATCATCCAGCCAGTCCTGCATAGGTTTATGATAGAGTCCAAGCTTCAAGATCCCTGCTCTGTCTCCGGTATAACGGCTTAAAGTCCTAAAGAAAAGCGTATAATCAATATGCAACCCCTGCAGTGTACCGAGCATATGTTTTACCAGATCAAGATCTCCATCAAGCACTTCATCGAAACCCATTTTTCTACACATCAACTTCAAATAGTGCTCCCGATAGATCTTCCAGTACTGAGTCATGTTCTCTTCCATCTTTTCCATCTGTATCAGAGGAGAGAGTGCCGCCATCAGCGCACGCAGGTTCCACTCGCCGATGCTTGGCTGATTACCGAAACTGTAACGTCCGTACTGGTCCGTATGGTTACAGATATACCCTGCATCGTACTCATCGAGAAAAGCATAGGGACCGTAGTCGATGGTCAGGCCGGCAATGGACATATTGTCCGTGTTCATAACACCGTGGTTGAAGCCGACGGCCTGCCATTCAGCCATCAGTCTGGCCGTTCTTTTCACTACTTCTCCAAAAAAACGTGCATAGGCATTCTCTACATCTATCAGATGTGGATAGGATTCTGCAATGGCATAGTCCCTCAGTGCTTCAAGTTCTTTGAATTTCTTTTTATGGGCAAAATACTCAAAAGTACCGAAACGTACCCATGAGGGGGAGACGCGTAACACTATTGCACCCTTTTCCCATTCCTGACGGAACACCGAATGTTCCGAACCGATCAGGGCCAGCGCTCTGGTGGTCTCTATGCCCAATCCATGCATGGCTTCGCTCATAAGGTACTCACGTATGGAAGAACGCAGTACTGCACGTCCGTCACCCGAACGGGAATACTTGGTCTGCCCTGCCCCTTTCAGCTGCATATGCAACCCGTTCAGTGTTCCGATATTGATGGCACGTCCATCCCCCAGGCGGTCCACAAAAAAACCGAACTGATGTCCGGCGTAGCACATGGCAAAGGCATCGCTGCCTTCAGGCTGGTATGCACCATTGACGAAGTCCACAAATTCATCTGTGTAAAGTTCTTCTTTATCGATACCCAGCATCTCTGCAACAGCCTCATTGGCATGTATAAGAAACGGTTTGGTCAGCGGTGAAGGTTTGACACGGTCATGACATTCCGCAGGAAGCTTAAGATAGGGGTTTGTGAGTTTAATTTCATTCAGTTTCATAAGTTCATAGTATCAAACACTTTCTTAAAACAGTAATGTAGGGTG
Coding sequences:
- the rhuM gene encoding virulence RhuM family protein; its protein translation is MNNHIAIYQSGEIELDISIQEETIWLTQKQIVELFDSSKANISEHIKAIFNSDELNRSSTVRKFRTVQNEGGREVARNIEHYNLDVVISVGYRVNSIKATKFRQWATSVLKQYIRDGYTINTDKITNERFVALEQEVLSLQNKVTDIDTKLQDKSLKPTQGIFYDGQVFDAYVFIANLIKSAKDSIKLIDNYIDESVLIHFSKNQNIQVTVYTKNITKQLKLDLKKYNSQYHHIELKQFDVSHDRFLILDDTEIYHIGASLKDLGKKWFAFSKMDEESLGLLERLK
- a CDS encoding helix-turn-helix domain-containing protein, whose product is MLSFLPPAPSDVMDTLKSKFRQRRKALGYTQTELSERSGVSLGSLKRFERSGQISLESLLKLALVLDCLGDFSSLCEVEEERLGSIAEVLESAK
- the hemE gene encoding uroporphyrinogen decarboxylase — its product is MSKIFVDACLGKETPYTPVWMMRQAGRYLPEYMKVRAEAGNFLNLCHDPEKACEVTLQPVDIVGVDAAILFSDILVIPDEMGMDLSFVKGEGPKFSDPIKTQADVDRLIGGEEAAGKLTYVYDTIKLIKERLAEDKALIGFTGAPWTLATYMIEGQGTKTYNICKKMMYSDPELLHNILAKVTEVVKYYMEKQIEAGIDVVQIFDSWASAIEPGKYDEFSWKYMVEIADYLKSKYPDTPIIMFPKGIPAFIERGLVYGNFDVFGVDWGTPMALAKEKLGDQYVLQGNMEPCRLYSKEATTECVEAIQKVMGGKRHIFNLGHGILPDVPVENAKHFVNECHRVSGKK
- a CDS encoding YqhA family protein translates to MLESLFEGAIWRSRFIVLLAVIFGLLGAIILFIVASMDIWEVAVVTYQVITHAIPHPEHFHEDIVAGIIGAVDLYLIAVVMFIFSFGIYELFISAIDEAEGKSGSQILAIHSIDELKDKIAKVIVMVLVVNFFQRVLHTQFTTPLEMLYFAGSITLLAGGLYFLSKVGKH
- a CDS encoding aspartate-semialdehyde dehydrogenase, which gives rise to MKRKYNVAVVGASGAVGEELFRVLEEVKFPIGDLLPLASANSVGIEVECQGKAYKIEELTETVFEGRDIDIAFFSAGGNISAQFARFAVEAGAVVIDNTSHFRMDPDVPLIVPEVNPEDIELWQDTGVIANPNCSTIQMVQLLKPLDDLYGIKRVDVSTYQAVSGAGKAGMEELVKQMQDFFAFKLDETEIKAFSHQIALNVIPQIDVPQENGYTKEEMKMVNETNKIMHSDFAVSATCVRVPVLRSHSESITVTFREGTDVSVEEAREALANFENVKVIDDLEKGEYPMPIIATDTDLTYVGRIRKDIFSENILHLWGVADQVRVGAATNAVRIAQKWIKLEEAV
- the gyrA gene encoding DNA gyrase subunit A, whose translation is MSDLFDDNHNVEEVLIEDSIKSSYLDYSMSVIIGRALPDARDGLKPVHRRILYAMNDLSLSHRSPYKKSARIVGDVIGKYHPHGDNSVYDALVRMAQDFSMQAPLVDGQGNFGSVDGDNAAAMRYTEARMTKIAEELLSDLEKDTVDFVPNYDDSMSEPDVLPSRVPNLLLNGSSGIAVGMATNIPPHRLNELIDALVVRIDNPEASIEDMMKIVQGPDFPTGGIIFGRKGITDAYTTGRGRIKVRAKTHIEQKGNKEIIIIDELPFQVNKSRLIENIAQLVRDKHIEGISEIRDESDREGIRVVMELKRDAMSEIVLNNLFKSTQMQVTFGIIMLAIHNKEPKVFNLMELFDLFLNHRKTVIIRRTIFDLEKARARAHILEGLKIAVDNIDEVIKIIRASSDDVEARENLMSRFSLSEIQAKAILEMRLRRLTGLEIEKIENELAELLKTIAYLEGILKSEEKINQIIREELIEIGEKYRTPRRTEIVDDYDDIDIEDLIPNEPMVVTITHRGYIKRVPVKLYEKQHRGGKGKTAVTTYDDDFIESFFTSNTHDTLMFVTDRGQLYWLKVYRIPEGSRTAKGKAVVNLINLQPDEKIMAIIPTTDFSEEKGLVFFTRNGIVKRTNLSEYSNIRSNGVRAINLDENDELVEAKIVKPETKWLFVATKKGLCIRFKVEDAREIGRVSRGVTAIKFKIDGDYVCGAATLESEEDEILMLSEKGLGKRTTASEYREQNRAGKGVISMKLTSKTGDVVGVVMVEEDKDLMCLTSVGKMIRVDMETIRKAGRNTSGVKVVSVEKKDKVVSMAKCQKEEKPEEEPSENEAGSETKDDNNDNTLGLV
- the exbB gene encoding TonB-system energizer ExbB; translated protein: MKHIVDYGIIGLLVFLSFITFAFAIERVLFYRSIKVKDYKNRTAMELDIMKRLPTIASIGTNAPYIGLLGTVLAIILTFYIIGEQQDHVNAGDVMKHLALALKATAAGLVVAIPATAIYNALLSKVDTLLAQWDIAHDTQK
- a CDS encoding ExbD/TolR family protein, coding for MRRERFDKMNVVPFIDIVLVLLVIVLATATFVTNQTVNVDLPTASSKKAEEKKSIAISVDKEGKYYYNKDEFPLDAIKEKLMRLDPKKDLISLHMDKTSQFQFFVNIIDILKTKGFENISIITKK
- a CDS encoding thioredoxin family protein produces the protein MTLEELQNIIRSEVGVLLYFSGEKCNVCHALRPKFKEVFDKEFPLIKQIYLDAHENAEISAHYQVFSVPTMIVFLDGREFIREGRAVSLHQMMEQLKRPYGLMTE
- a CDS encoding protein adenylyltransferase SelO: MKLNEIKLTNPYLKLPAECHDRVKPSPLTKPFLIHANEAVAEMLGIDKEELYTDEFVDFVNGAYQPEGSDAFAMCYAGHQFGFFVDRLGDGRAINIGTLNGLHMQLKGAGQTKYSRSGDGRAVLRSSIREYLMSEAMHGLGIETTRALALIGSEHSVFRQEWEKGAIVLRVSPSWVRFGTFEYFAHKKKFKELEALRDYAIAESYPHLIDVENAYARFFGEVVKRTARLMAEWQAVGFNHGVMNTDNMSIAGLTIDYGPYAFLDEYDAGYICNHTDQYGRYSFGNQPSIGEWNLRALMAALSPLIQMEKMEENMTQYWKIYREHYLKLMCRKMGFDEVLDGDLDLVKHMLGTLQGLHIDYTLFFRTLSRYTGDRAGILKLGLYHKPMQDWLDDYDKRLAQNSSTQQEREERMLQTNPKFVLKNYMLQEVIDAAEKDDFSLIDRLFRIVQDPYAEHPAYERWAGATPDELKNTKLSCSS